The Poseidonibacter lekithochrous region GAATTATTTAATCCTATTAAAGAAGCTAACTTTGATGTGATGTTTATTAATGGTGATAGACACTTAAATAGTGAACCTGTTTTTTTAAATATTGCTAAAACCCTTAATATTCCGGTAGTAATACCCTATATGGTTTATTTTGCAGAAGAAGAAGATTTACTAAAGAAAAGTAATATTACTTTAAAAAAAAGTTTTTTATTATCAAAATACATAAGTATTTCACAAAAAAAATTTAATATTCATAATAGAGAAAACAAATATTACTACTCTCATACATTTGCCAATGCTTTAGAGAAATTTGGTGTATTATCAATTAATCCTTGGTTTATGGGATCAGGTTGCAGTGATATTTTATGTTTACCAAATAAGTACATGAAGATGCACTATGTTACAAATGGTGTGAATGAAGAAAAAATTAATATTCTTGGTGATACTTCGTATGATCAACTTTTTAATAAATTTAATAATAAAGATGATATAAAAAAAGAAATAATTTCTAAATATGAGTTAGATAATAAAAAAAGAATTATTATTATTGCACTACCTCAATTAGGTGAACATGATATTTTACCTTGGGATGAACATTGGAAAGAAATAGATTTTTTAATGAGTAAAATAGATTTGTTAGATGGAAATATATTAATTTCACTCCATCCTAAAATGAAAAGGGACGAATACCAATTTTTAGAAAGAAAATTTAATTGTAAATTATTAGATGAAAGGTTAAGTGAAGTTTTAGTTATTTCTGATTTATTTATTGCTACATTCTCAAGTACGATATTATGGTCAACACTTTGTGGTATTAAAACTGTTGTTGTTGATTTTTATGGACAAAACTTTAAGATGTTTGATTATATAACTAGTATTATAAAAGTAAATGATAAAGAGAAATTGGAATTAATATTAAGAAATACTTTAAAAGATAAAGTTGAATTTTCTGATGATTGGGTAAAACTATCAAAAGAAAATGTATTTGATGGTAATACAATTCAAAGATATCTGGATCTTATTTATAGGATCGCTAAATAATGAGTAGTCAAATTTTTAAAAATTCATTTTATTATATGCTTGCATCTTTTCTTCCAACAGCAGTTGGATTTATTATGCTTCCCATATATAGTAGATATTTATCTCCTGATGATTATGGTATTGTTGCATTAGTTTTATCTTTTCAGATGTTTTTGCCATTAATATTATCATTAAAATTGGATTCTTCATTATCTAGATTTTATTTTGAATATAAAGATAAAGATTTAAAAATATTTATTTCAACTATTTTGCTTGTAATATTTATTTTCTCAATTATTTTTTCTATTATTATCTATGTTAATTTAGACTCTATTATTAGTTTTGTTTTTCCTAAAACACCAGATAAGTATTTTTTACTATTCGAAATGGGATTAATAATTTCATTTTTATCTATTTTTAATAATTTTCTAAAAAATTTAATAAGAGTAAGAGAAAAAGCAAAATTATTTATGAAAATACAATTATGTTTATTTTTCTTTAATTTCACTGTTAATATTATAGAAGTTATTGTATTAGAAAGGGGAGCTTATGGTATTATTGAGGCAAGCTTAATATATGTAATATTATCGTTAATAATTTATATATATGTAAATAAAGATTATTTTATTCTATACAATAAATTAATATACATAGTAGATCCTATTAAGTTTTCATTACCTTTAATTCCTCACTCATTATCAGGTTTGATTTTTATGTATTCTGATAGAATAATTTTAGAAAAACATGTGACATTAAGTGCAATTGGTTTATATATGTTTTCAGACAAAATAGCAATGGTATTTAAAATGATTGTCAATGAATTCAATGCAGCTTTTTCCCCATATTTTGTAAGAAAATCTAAAGAATCTAGAGAGAAAGCAATAGAAGAAACACATAATATTTCTTTAATATTTATTTATATTCTTTCAATGTTGATTGTTTTTTTAGCATTGTTCTCGGTGGAAGTAGTATATATTCTTTTAGATGATAGGTATTTTGATACTTGGATGATGATTCCTCTGCTCTCTTCTGCTTATATTTTTCGTTCTCTTTATTGTTTTAGTAGTAGTGGATTATTTTTTGAAAAGAAAACAGGTAAAGTTGCTATTATTACCATATTTGCAGGTGTAGCTAACATTGGATTAAATATTGTATTAATTCCACACTATGGCATTATGGTTGCTATCTATACAACTATATTTTCTTTTTTTATTACATTTTTAATGTCAGAATTAATATCATATAAAATTTATTATTTAAAATTAATGAGTAAAAAGAATATCATTATTGTTAGTTATATGTTTATTTCTATATTCTTTTCATTATATTTAAATAAAAGTTTTTTAGATTTTGGCTTAATTGAATATTTGTATAAATTTATAGTATTAGCAATTGGTTTTGGGATAGGTTATAAATTAAAGTTATTTAACATTGATAAATTATTAAAAATTAAAGGTTGAAAATTGAATAATATTGAGAAAAAAACGTACATAATAGCAGAAATAGGTAATACTCATGAAGGTAGTTTAGGCCTTGCTAAACAGTTTATTAAGTCTGCATCTGCTTGTGGAGTAGATGCTGTTAAAATGCAAACACATATATTTGAAGCTGAAAGTTTACTATCTGCACCAAATCCTCCTTATTTTAAAGACGAAACACGAAAAGAATATTTTGAGAGGACTTCTTTTTCTGTTGATCAGTGGAAAGAACTTAAAAGATATAGCGAAGAAGATTTAAAAATTGATTTTTTTAGTTCACCCTTTTCTCTTGAAGCAGTAGATTTATTAGAAGAAGTAGGAATGGATACTTATAAAATTGCTTCAGGTGAAGTAAATAATATTCCACTCCTTGAAAAAGTTGCAAAAACTGAAAAAAAAGTACTACTTTCAAGTGGTATGAGTAGCTGGAATGAAATAGATGAAGCAGTTGAAACACTTCAGACAAATGGATGTAAAAATTTAGTTGTTCTTCAATGTACATCTGAGTACCCATGTCCTCCAGAGCAAAGTGGTTTAAATGTGTTAGATGAAATGAAAAATAGATATGAAAATGTAGAGATAGGATATAGCGACCATACAATGGGTGTTGCTGTGCCAATTGCTGCTGTAATCAAAGGTGCAACAGTAATTGAAAAGCATTTTACACTTTCTCAAAAAATGTATGGTAGTGATGCTATGAATTCTACAGAACCAGATGAATTTAAACGACTTGTAGATGAGATAAGACAAATTGAAACATCTTTGACTAATAATATAGATAAAGATGAAAAAGTTAAAAACTTAACTAACATGAAAATAACTTTTGAAAAATCAATTGTATCAGCAGATTCAATAAATGAATTGGATAAAATAGAATTTAAACATTTAGCTTTTAAAAAACCTGGGGATGGAATTCCTGCAAAAGAGTATAAAAAACTTTTAGGTAAGAGAATAAATAAAAAAGTTAATAAAGATTATAAATTTAAATGGGAAGATTTTAAGTAATGAAAAAAATATGTGTTTTTGTTGGAAGTAGAGCAAATTATAGTAGTATCAAATCAGTTATGAGAGCAGTAAAAGCTCATCCTAAGTTAGAACTTCAAGTAGTTCTAGGTGCGTCTGCAATTTTAGATAGATTTGGGAAAGTTGAAGATTTAATTAGAAAAGATGGATTTGAACCAAACTTTACTTTTCATAACTTAGTAGAAGGCGAAAATCCTGCTACTATGGCAAAATCAACAGGTTTAGGATTAATGGATGCTTCTATGATTTTTAATAACTTAAAGCCTGATTTTTTAGTAGTTGTTGGTGATAGATTTGAAATGATGTCAGTTACTTTAGCTGCTGCATATATGAACATAAGAATTGTACATACTATGGGTGGAGAAGTAACAGGAACAATTGATGAGAGTATTAGACATGCAATTACAAAATTCGCACATGTCCATTTCCCAGCAAATGAAGATTCTAGTAAAAGAATCATAAAAATGGGTGAAGATGAAGAATTTGTTTTTAATGTTGGGTGCCCTCGAACAGACTTAGTTGCAGAAGAACTTAAAAATGATAGTTATGATATTTTAAAAGATTTATTTAAAATATATGGTGGAGTTGGTAAAGAATTTGATCTAACTAAACCTTATTTATTAGTTTCTCAACATTCAGTAACTACTGAATTTGGAAATAACAGAAAACAAATAGAAGAAACTTTAAAAGCTCTTGAAGAATTAGAAATGCCAACTATTATGTTATGGCCTAATGCTGATGCAGGTGGAGATGATATATCTAAAGGTATAAGAACATATAGAGAAAAACATAATCCTCAATGGTTGCATCTTTTTAAAAACTTACCTACTCATATATATATACATCTTATGAATACAACATCTTGTTTAGTAGGAAATAGTAGTTCTGGCGTAAGAGAAGGGGCTTTTATTGGAACACCTGTAATTAATATAGGAACGAGACAAAATAAAAGACTTAGAACAAACAATGTAATCCAAGTAGATTATAATGCTAAAGAAATAATAGAAGGTATTAAACAACAATTAACTAATGGAAAATATGAAAGTAGTGATATGTATGGTGATGGTACTGCAGGAGATAAAATAGCAGAAATACTTACTTATGTAGAACCTTCAATTCAGAAGACTATTACTTATTAATATGAAATTTCTTGGGATAATACCTGCAAGAGGTGGAAGTAAGGGAATACCTAAAAAAAATATAAAACTTTTAAAAGGTAAACCCCTTATTGCTTATACTATAGAAACTGCACTTAATTCTAAACTTGATAAAGTGATAGTTTCTACTGATTGTGAAGAGATAGCAGAAGTATCTAAAAATTATGGTGTGGAAGTGATGATGAGGACTGATATATTGGCTCAAGATAAAACTCCTACACTGCCAGTTTTACAAGATGTTGTAAGTAAACTTGATGAAGAATATGATGCTATTATGACTCTACAACCTACTTCTCCCTTAAGAACAGAAAATCACATAAATGAGTCAATAAAACTTTTTGAAATTAATACTAGTGCAGATAGTTTAGTAAGTGTTGTTGAAATGCCACACAATTTTAGTTCTGAAAAATTAATGAAACTTGAGGGAATGTATTTAACTGGTAATAGTAATGTAAAAAGAAGGCAAGAAGTAGAAATTATGTATGCAAGAAATGGTGCAGCTATTTATATAACAAAATGTGAAAAACTTAATGAATATATATTTGGTGGTAAGATTTTACCATACTTTATGAGTAAAATAAATAGTTTTGATATTGATGATATGGAAGATTGGGAAATAGTGGAGAAATTAATTGGATAAAAGTGGTATAAGCATAATAGCAGAAAATGGTATCGCAATCTACACTGTAAAACCTATAATAAAAGAACTTGTTAATAAGGATATTTCTATATATATTTATACTACAGTGAACAAAGATATTGTATCTAAAGAACTTAATATAAAAAAAGAAAAAATTATAAATATTAATACCTTAACTAATAGATACAAATCTGTATTTGATTTTTTATTAAAACAACTTCTTGTAAATAGTAAATTTTCAACTCAATATTCTAGGATTAATAAAACAAATTCTAAAGTACTTAATGTTTTAGGAAACTTTTTTTTAAAATTACCTAAGCCAAATAGTAAAAAAGTTAATAATATATATTCGTTTATATGGAAAAATATAAACAGAAAACCATCTTTTAAAACAAAAAAATTATTTGTTATTACTAGAACAGGCAATAGTTATTTAATAAATAATAAACACCATACAGCTTTTACATTAGTAGAAAGTTGGGATCATCCTGTAAAGTCGCCATTTTTTTTTAATAGTAAACTTACTTTTGTTTGGAACAATAGTTTAAAACAGGATGTTGTAAAATTTCAGAATTATGATTCAAATCTAATCGAAACAATTTATCCAATGAAGTTTAGATATATTGAAGAGTTAAAAGATAAAAATATAAATATCGCTAATGTATTTATAAAAAAAGAATTAGATTTTATTGAAAGTAACAAATATGTTTTATATATTTGTACTTATTCTAATTTCTCAGGAAATAATCTCTTTGAAGGTGAAAAGTTATTGATAAAAGAAATACTATCTATTTGTAAAAAAAACAATAAAATTCTTTACATAAAACCGCATCCTCATTCTAATGGAAAAGAATTTGAATTTCTAGATAAAAGTGAAGATTTTAGAATAGGAATATCAGCAACAAATAATGGATATAACTATATTTTCACTGATGAAGATCAATATTATAAAATTCAACTTTTAAAAAAAGCAAATACAATTAT contains the following coding sequences:
- a CDS encoding lipopolysaccharide biosynthesis protein, coding for MSSQIFKNSFYYMLASFLPTAVGFIMLPIYSRYLSPDDYGIVALVLSFQMFLPLILSLKLDSSLSRFYFEYKDKDLKIFISTILLVIFIFSIIFSIIIYVNLDSIISFVFPKTPDKYFLLFEMGLIISFLSIFNNFLKNLIRVREKAKLFMKIQLCLFFFNFTVNIIEVIVLERGAYGIIEASLIYVILSLIIYIYVNKDYFILYNKLIYIVDPIKFSLPLIPHSLSGLIFMYSDRIILEKHVTLSAIGLYMFSDKIAMVFKMIVNEFNAAFSPYFVRKSKESREKAIEETHNISLIFIYILSMLIVFLALFSVEVVYILLDDRYFDTWMMIPLLSSAYIFRSLYCFSSSGLFFEKKTGKVAIITIFAGVANIGLNIVLIPHYGIMVAIYTTIFSFFITFLMSELISYKIYYLKLMSKKNIIIVSYMFISIFFSLYLNKSFLDFGLIEYLYKFIVLAIGFGIGYKLKLFNIDKLLKIKG
- a CDS encoding N-acetylneuraminate synthase family protein; this translates as MNNIEKKTYIIAEIGNTHEGSLGLAKQFIKSASACGVDAVKMQTHIFEAESLLSAPNPPYFKDETRKEYFERTSFSVDQWKELKRYSEEDLKIDFFSSPFSLEAVDLLEEVGMDTYKIASGEVNNIPLLEKVAKTEKKVLLSSGMSSWNEIDEAVETLQTNGCKNLVVLQCTSEYPCPPEQSGLNVLDEMKNRYENVEIGYSDHTMGVAVPIAAVIKGATVIEKHFTLSQKMYGSDAMNSTEPDEFKRLVDEIRQIETSLTNNIDKDEKVKNLTNMKITFEKSIVSADSINELDKIEFKHLAFKKPGDGIPAKEYKKLLGKRINKKVNKDYKFKWEDFK
- the neuC gene encoding UDP-N-acetylglucosamine 2-epimerase; this encodes MKKICVFVGSRANYSSIKSVMRAVKAHPKLELQVVLGASAILDRFGKVEDLIRKDGFEPNFTFHNLVEGENPATMAKSTGLGLMDASMIFNNLKPDFLVVVGDRFEMMSVTLAAAYMNIRIVHTMGGEVTGTIDESIRHAITKFAHVHFPANEDSSKRIIKMGEDEEFVFNVGCPRTDLVAEELKNDSYDILKDLFKIYGGVGKEFDLTKPYLLVSQHSVTTEFGNNRKQIEETLKALEELEMPTIMLWPNADAGGDDISKGIRTYREKHNPQWLHLFKNLPTHIYIHLMNTTSCLVGNSSSGVREGAFIGTPVINIGTRQNKRLRTNNVIQVDYNAKEIIEGIKQQLTNGKYESSDMYGDGTAGDKIAEILTYVEPSIQKTITY
- a CDS encoding cytidylyltransferase domain-containing protein, which gives rise to MKFLGIIPARGGSKGIPKKNIKLLKGKPLIAYTIETALNSKLDKVIVSTDCEEIAEVSKNYGVEVMMRTDILAQDKTPTLPVLQDVVSKLDEEYDAIMTLQPTSPLRTENHINESIKLFEINTSADSLVSVVEMPHNFSSEKLMKLEGMYLTGNSNVKRRQEVEIMYARNGAAIYITKCEKLNEYIFGGKILPYFMSKINSFDIDDMEDWEIVEKLIG